AGGATGAAAATTATGATTATCGCAGCGATTATGATGGGCGTACCGACACAACCTAAGATTTCCATATTTGGACCTCCCGTTGGGGGTGGGGGGGGCGATATTTGAGAGTGAATTATAATACACCTGGGGCGCCGCGGTAAAGGTAAATAGCTCTAAAAACTGAACGCCGGGCCGACCAGGACGAAGGGCGCCGCCTACGAAAAAAACGCGGCCGCGACGAGCGAGCCGTACGTCCGTCGAAACACCGCGCCGTTCAACCCCCTACGTGTCTTCGGTTTCGGGCGGAGCGTCGGTTCGGGTCGCCGCTTCGGCCACGGGCTCCACCTCCGCCAACTTAACTTTTACCGCGGCGCCGGAGTCGAGCATTACGACTACCGCGCCGGTGAGCGCCAAGACGGCCTTGACCTCGCCCTCGCCCTGCGGCGTGGAAACTCTTTTCCCGACGCCCCCCGGGAACGCTTCCTTCACGCTGCGGTAAAACTCGTTTTCGTACGCCAGGCAGCACATGAGGCGGCCGCAATAACCCGATATCTTCGACGGGCTCAGCGTAAGATTTTGCACCTTCGCCATCTTCATCGTCACCGGGTCGAACGTCTCCAGGAAGATGGTGCAGCACAACGGCCGGCCGCAAACCGCCAAACCTCCCATCTGCTTCGCTTTGTCGCGCACGCCTATCTGGCGCATTTCGATCCGGGTGCGGAACGTCTTCGCGAGCTCGCGGACCAACGTCCGGAAATCCACCCGCTTGTCGGCTGAAAAAAAGAATATGACTTTAGCGCCGTCGAACGTCATCTTTACGGACGACAATTTCATTTCCAGCTCGAGCTTGGCCGCCAGCTCCCGGCACATCTCCGCCGCCGTTTCTTCGGTCTCCTCCTTCGTCGCGAGCCACTCCAAGTCGTTGGGCGTTGCTTTGCGGAGAACCGTAGCCGAAGGCGACTCGAGGGTTCGCCGGGGGCATTCGCGGGCGGGCGCCGTAACCTCGCAACAATCGAGGCCGTCTTCCGTCTCCACTATAACCACGTCCCCGGCCTCGAGCGGAATACCCCCCGCCGGCACGTGGAACTCGCGACTCTCGTTGAAGTACTTTACTCTAATAACTTCGACTTCCATGATTAACGGGAGTTACGTCTTCGGCGCCTTGCCGCCTCGCGACGGCCGGGGCGGCCTGACGCCGACGCGTTCGCCGGAACCGCTGAGGAGGGCGAACTCCAAGAAACCCATTACGTCGGCCTCGGCCGATACCGTCGGCTCGGTGCCCTCGATGTATATGGGGATCAAACGGAATCCCAGTATGCCGCGCGAACGCGAAACCTCTACGGCCAACAGCGTAGAGTAGTGTCGCTCCGGGTACCGCGAATCGAAGAGGAAGTTGCCCAGGCTATACGCGATTACGGCGCCCTCGTACGACTCGACGCCTTGGATGACGTGAGGGTGATGACCCAGGATTACGTCCGCGCCGGCGTCGACGAACTTGTGGGCGAGCCTCTTCTGCTCCGAGGAGGGGTAGGCCATGGATTCGCCCCCCCAGTGGAGCGATACCACGACCAGGTTGGCTTCGCTCTTGGCGCGACTTATGGCGCTCACGACCGTACCCTCGTCAAGGGACGCGGTCCCGGCCTTGGCTGCGCCGGCGTAGTACTCTCGCGGCTCCACGCCGCTGAAGGCCAAAAACCGCACTACGTAGCCGTCGACATCCACGTCGGCGGGGGCGAGCGCCGCGGCGAGGTCAGGGCCGGCGCCCGCGTGCTCTATCTCTTCCTGCTCGAGGTAATATATGGTGTCCGATAGACCCTGCTCGCCGTAGTCCATGATGTGGTTGTTGGCGAGCGACAACACGTCGAAGCCGGCCTCGGTTAAAATGAACGCGTAGTCCGGATTACCTTTCAGATATATCGAACCGCCGCGGGGCCCTTTCGTCGGCGCGCGCTTGGCGCGTTTGGTGAGGGGCGACTCGAGGTTCCCGAAAGCTATCCGGGCGCGGCCTATAAGGGGCGCCACGAACCGCAGCGGGCTCTCGGACCGGCCGGTGTAGAGGTCCACGTTGACGCCGCGCGCCAGGCTCATATCGCCGACCGCGACTATCTCGAAAACGTCCTCGTCGCCCCGCATCTTGGCGGCGAGGTCGTCCACGGCGGGGAGGCCGCCGATGGCGCGCTTGTGCTGCTCGACCAGTTCGGTCCACGGCCCGTCGAGGTTCATCGCCAGGTAACGGTCGTACGCGTCGCGGGCGGCGCCGTAATCGCCCAAGGATTCGTGCGCCAGGCCCAACCCGGCGTACCCGGCCGCGTAATCGGCGTCCAGCTCCACCGCCCTCTTGAAGCTGTCCGCGGCGACGCGCGGTTTATGGAGATAGAACAACTGGACTACGCCGAGGTTAAAGTACGCCCGGGCGAAACCGGGGTCGGCCTCCGCCGCGCGCTTGAACTGGTCGGAGGCGGCCGCGGCGTCGCCGTTAACCGCCAGCTCCAAAACGCCGAGGTTGAAATGGGCGAGCTCATTACCCGGGTCGAGCGCGACGGCGTACTTCAACAAGGCCATGGCCTCGAAGACCTTGTTCTGGGCCACGAGCGCCCGGGCCTCGTCCGTCGAACGCCGCGAACGCCAGGCCGCGATCTGGGGCGGCAGCGCGACCGTCGAAACCACGAGCGCCGCTATCAGCGCCGCTACCAAGAGTAAGGTGTAGAGACCGACCTTAATGTTGCGCATCCGCTTATCGAGCGTACGCCGAGTCGTCCTGTTGACCATTACGAAGCCTCACTTCTCCAGAAGGTGAACCTCTCCACCGTCGTCTGATTCTTGATTACGGCTACGCCGGCGGAGAAGTCCCGCGTCCCGGCCCAACGGACCGCTACGCCGTAACGGCCGGGCAACAACGCCAACGGCCGATCGCTCTTCCCGGTAGCTACCGGCACCCGGGTCGACCCCGGCCCATAGACCCATACTTCCGCCTCGAGCGGCTCGCCGGCCTGGTCCACGACCTCCACCGAGAGGTACCCCACCGGCTCGAGCAGCGTCCGCTCCTCGCGATCGCCCGCCTCCACCGACACGCCGAGCAGCCAACGTTCCCTCGCCTGGACCGTAACCCGTACGTCGTACGTACCGGCCAGGACGGCGAGGTCCTCGAAGGTCTCGCCCTTCATAACCGGCGGCCCCTCCGCCCCGCCCGAGGGATATATCGCGACGCGGCCCTCCAGCCGGTCGCCGCGGCTCGAGCGCGCCTCGACGGCGAGCGTACCCATCGGCAACTTGAAGGTCTCCTCGCCTCCCGCGAGCGCTACGCCGCGCCGCCAATACTTCTGGCCGAAATATTCCACCAGGACGTCGTAGTCGCCCGGCTCGAGCTCGAACGGTTCGCCGGCCAACCCCTCCCACAACGGCTCGTCGTGCTCGCCCGGGCGATAGACGGCTACGCCCCCGGGTAGAGGTCTATCCTCCGGCCCCACCACGGCGAACGAACCGGCCGAGGTTGTCTCGACGACGGCGGTACCCGCCCCGGCCTCGACCTCTTCCTTGTCGCCGCCGCACCCCGCCGCGAGCAGCGCCGATATAAAAACGAATAGAAGTACTTTTTTCATTCCGCCTACCCCGGATTCTTAAACGCCCGGCGGCAGGAACGGCGTCAGCAGCCTTACGCCGAAATAGATGAAACCCGCCGCGGCGACCAATACGATAACATAAAACGCTATGGCCTTCTTGAGGGAAAAGCCGTGCACCGCCGACACGCCCCACCCGTAGAGCGAAAGCCGCAAGACGAACGCGAGGATGCCGCCTACGGCCGGGATAACCTCGGCCACCGCGGCGGCCTGGGCGTAGGCCGCGGCGCGGGTCGTGCCGCGTACGGCGGCCCGCCCCCCCAAGCCCCGCGCGAGCAAGTGCAGGAACGCCACCGTTACGACGAACGATAGTACGTACGTCGCCGGCGCAAGCGCCAGCGCCATAGCCGCGACCAGCGCCGCGCCGGAAGGGCCGACGAGCGCGCTGGCCGCTTCGCCTATGCCCCATAAACTCCCCACCATGCCGATAGCCAGGCATATCGCGGCGAAGACCAACGGCTTGAAGAGGCCGCCCTCGGGCGCGAGGCCGGCGAAGAACGCGCGCGGCGCGAAGATGACGTCGCGCCAGGTCGAGAAAAAAGCGCGCGCGTACGACATCCCGCGACGGTTTTCCCAGGGCACTTCCCGGCGCAAACCGCTCTTGGCCGAGAGCGCCTCCATACACTCGCGACAGACGAGCCGGCCCGAGACCTCGGCGCCGCGGCTAACGCATAATGCGCACATATACCGGCCGCAACGCGGACAACCCGCTATGGCCGGCCGGCCGGCGTGCCGGGGGCAAACGCCGTAGGTTTTACGCTCGTCGGCGGGCATCCCTTAAAATATATCAATAAAGAGGAATGGAGTCAATAAAGCGAACTCCCTACGCGAAGGCGGCCTCGTCGAGGCCGCCCGCGCTCAAGGGAATACCGGAGCCCCGATCTTAAGCCGGCGGCGCCGCCGCCGCGACCTCCATAAACTCCAGAGGTACTTCTTGCATCTTCAACGATAAAATTTTAGAGATGCCCCGCCGTTCCATCGTAACGCCGTAAATGGCGTCGGACGCCTCCATCGTGCGGCGCGCGTGGGTGATGACCATGAATTGGACGCTATCGCGGTACTGCGCCAATATCTTGAGGAACCGGTTGATATTGTTCTCGTCGAGCGGCGCGTCGACCTCGTCCAGGATGGCGAACGGCGCCGGACGCGCGTTGAAGAGGGCGAATATCAACGCTATGGCCGCGAGCGCTTTTTCGCCCCCCGATAGGAGCGAGAGGTGTTCCATCTTTTTACCCGGCGGTTGGGCGTAGACGTATATCCCGGCGTCGAGGGGGTCCACTCCCGGTTGCAGCTTAAGGTCGGCCTGGCCGCCTTCGAAGGCCTCCCGGAAGATCCGCTGGAACTCTTCGCGAACGACCTCGAAGGTCGCGGCGAATTTTTCGCGGCTGTGGGCGTCGATTCTCGCTATACCCTCGTCGAGGTCGGCGCGGGCCCGGGCGAGGTCCGCCCGCTGCTCCTCCAGCTCGGTCAGCGTCGCGGCCAGCTCGTCGTACTCGCGCGCGGCGAGGAAGTTGATCTCGCCCATCTTGCCGAGCCGCTTGGCCAGCTCTTCCCGCTCGGCCTCCGCCGCGGAGACGTCGCCCTCCAGCTCGTACTCGTCGGCGGCGAGGGCGCTCAACCGGACGTCGTGCTTCGCGGCGGCCGCTTCCTCGAGCGCGCTCAACTCGCCCACCAGCGACGCGACTTCGACCTCTCTCTCCTTCAACACGTCGGCCACTTCCGCGGCCGCGCCCTCCGCGGCGGCCCGCGCTTCCTCCGCCTCCCGCCGCCGGCCTATAAGCTCCGCCCGGATGAGGCGGGCCTCTTCGACGCCGCGCTCCGCGTTATGGAAAGCGGCCGCGCGCTCCGCGATTTCGGCGCCGCACTCTTCTACCTCCGCGGCAAGCTCGGCGGCCTCCGCGGCCTTTCGTCCCGACGCCGCGGCCAGCGCTTCGAGTCTGGCCGCGCCCTCCTCTTTTAACCGCTCAAGGCGCTCGCGCTCGCCGGCGAGCCCCCGCGATTTCTCGCCCAACGCGGCGACTACCTCGCGCGCCGCGGCCGCCGCTTTTTCGTTCTCGACGACGACGCCGCGGACGGCACGCAGCTGTTCCTCGATCTCCGCCACGGCCTCGCCGGTTTCCTCGCAGGCGCGGGACGTGGCGTCGAGCTGGCCGCCGAGCCGTTCCTCGTCGCCGAAGACCTCCGCGAGGCGAGCTTCAACCTGCCCTATTTCCGCCGCCAGGACGCCGCGGTTTTCCCCCAGCACGCGGCCCTCGTCGCGGGCGCGCGCCAACGCGCCTTCGACGCTTCCGCGCGCCGCCTCGAGCCGCACCAGGCGCGCCGCGTTCTCCTGCTTCCGGCGGACGAGCTCTTCGCGGGCCGCCCGCAAACGCGCCACCTCGCGGCGAGCCGCTTCCAGCCTCGAGTCGAGGTCGGCGACGGCCGCGCCGAGCCTTTCGATCTCCGCGCGGCGACCCAGGATGGTAGCGCCGACCTCCTCGGCCGCGCCGGCGAACAGCGTCGCCCGGCCGTCCCACCAATCGCCGTCGACCGTTACCGCCGGCGTCCCGGGCGACACTTCGGACACCGCCTCGAGCGCCGCCAGGCCGTCGACGACCACGACGCCGGCCAATAACCCTTTCACGGCGTCGGCGTACGGCCCTTGGGCCGCTACGAAATCCGACGCCCAACCCTTCACGCCCTCTACCACGGGCAGGTCCGCGGCCGCGGCCCGGCCCTCGCCGGGGACGACGAAAGCGGCGCGCCCCGCGCCCGAGTCTTTAAGGCTACGGCCGTAGGCGGTGGCGGTGGCCAGGTCTTCGGCCAAGAGCGCCGCCGCGGCGCAACCCAGCGCCCGCTCCACCGCGGCCTCGTACCCTTCCCGCACCGCGACCACGTCCGCCAGGACGCCGGCGATGCCGGAAGGAGCACCACCCTCCAAAAGCGCCGCCGCGCCCGCGCCGAAGGACTCGAACCCGCGGGCGAGTTCCTCCAGCGACTGGAGGCGCGACCGAGCTTTCTCGCGCTCGCTGCCGAGTTCCGCCGCCGCCGCTTCGGCCGCGGCGTGCTCGCGCGCCAGACGCTCCTCGGAAGCCGCCAACTCCTCGGCCCCGTTCCGGCATTCGGTCCACTCCCGCCCGAGCGACTCCAGCTCGGCCGAAATATTATTCAGCGACGCGTAGTTCTCGTCGAAGAGCGACGCCTGGCGGCCTGCTTCGTCCCGGAGGCGGCGGAGCTCCTGGGCAAAACTTTTGCGCGTGGCCGCGGCCGTGGCGTGGAGGTTGGCGAGCTGGGTCCGGTCGTGGAACCGCGCCAACTGCTCGCCGCGCGCCGCCTCCAACCCGCCCGAGAGCTCGCCCTCCCGCGACCGGGCGGCCGCGAGCTCGGCCGCGGCGCGCTCCTTACGCTCCTCGCCGTCGGCGATTTGCTTTTGGGTTCGCTCGAGTTCGGCGGCCAGCCGCTCGCCCTCCTCGCCCGCGCCGCGGAGCTTCGCGACGAGCTGTTCGCCCTCCTCGCCCAGGCGCCCGACTTCCTGGTCGACGGCGCGGCGCCTTTCTTCGGCGAGCTGCTTCGCCGCCTCGGCCTCGTTCATCCCCCGTTGGCGCTCGAGGAGGTCTTTTTCCTTACGCTCCAGCTCGATCTCGCCCGCGGCGACTTCGGCGTCGAGGCGCGAGACCTCGGCGGCGGCGGCGGCCGCGCGACCCTTAGCCTCGCGGTTAGCCGCGGCGCACTCGTCGCGGCCCGCCAGCGCGGCACGCCTCTCCTCCGCTTTGGCGACGTACTTGCGCTTGGCGAAGGCGACGTCGAGCTCGCGGAGCCGGTCCACCAGGCCCTGGTACCGCCGCGCGGCGCCGGCCTGGCGCTTTAACGCCCGCGCCCGCCGCTTATACTCGGCGTACAGGTCGTCGATGCGCTCCATGTTGGCCTCGACGTCTTCCAGCTTACGCAGCGCTTCGGCGCGCTTGGTCCGGTATCCCCGGATACCGGCGGCCTCCTCGAAAAAGGCCCGCCGCTCGTCGGCCTTGGCCTTGACGATAGCCTCTACCATTCCCTGTTCGACCACGGCGTACGAGGCCTTTCCCAAACCCGTATCCGCGAACAGGTCGCGCACGTCCTTCAAACGGACGGGCCGTCTGTTGATGAAATAGTGCGACTCGCCCGAACGGTACATGCGCCGCGTTACGACCAGCTCGTCGCCGTCGGTCGGAACGTATCCGCTAACGTCGGAGAAAGCGATGGAAACCTCGGCCATCGAAAGGGCCGGCGTGTCGGCGGTGCCGTTGAAGACCAGGTCCTCCATGACGTCGCCGCGCAACGCCTTGGCCGATTGCTCGCCCAGCGCCCAGCGGAAGGCGTCGGCGACGTTGGATTTGCCGCACCCGTTCGGCCCCACAACGGCGCTGACGCCCGCGCCGAACTCGACGCGGGTCCGGTGGGGGAAAGATTTAAAGCCGAAAATATCTAAAGTCCTTAAGCGCATATTACACCCTTCTCTACCTCCGTGGCCATTCTAACAACATAGGCGTTTTTTGGCAAGAAAAAAACGCAACATAATGTGGTATGGGAGGATATAACCCCAAGATATGGTGCTTTGGGTATATATTATAGACAAACGACTGAATGGGTGTTATAATTACCGGGCGCCGGCCTACTTCGGAAAATACGGCCGTCTATTGACGGAGCCGCGTATCGGGTTTATAATAACTGCGTACGGCCGGGCCATTTTTCCGGGTTAACGGAAGGGGTCGAATATGGGAAAAAGGGTTATCGTCATATTAGCGTGCTTTGCGTTAGGCGCCGTAGCGGGCGAAGGCGCGGATCTACGGAACGAGTCGAGCCGAATTACCTCGTACGCTG
This is a stretch of genomic DNA from bacterium. It encodes these proteins:
- the ricT gene encoding regulatory iron-sulfur-containing complex subunit RicT, which gives rise to MEVEVIRVKYFNESREFHVPAGGIPLEAGDVVIVETEDGLDCCEVTAPARECPRRTLESPSATVLRKATPNDLEWLATKEETEETAAEMCRELAAKLELEMKLSSVKMTFDGAKVIFFFSADKRVDFRTLVRELAKTFRTRIEMRQIGVRDKAKQMGGLAVCGRPLCCTIFLETFDPVTMKMAKVQNLTLSPSKISGYCGRLMCCLAYENEFYRSVKEAFPGGVGKRVSTPQGEGEVKAVLALTGAVVVMLDSGAAVKVKLAEVEPVAEAATRTDAPPETEDT
- a CDS encoding CapA family protein; the protein is MRNIKVGLYTLLLVAALIAALVVSTVALPPQIAAWRSRRSTDEARALVAQNKVFEAMALLKYAVALDPGNELAHFNLGVLELAVNGDAAAASDQFKRAAEADPGFARAYFNLGVVQLFYLHKPRVAADSFKRAVELDADYAAGYAGLGLAHESLGDYGAARDAYDRYLAMNLDGPWTELVEQHKRAIGGLPAVDDLAAKMRGDEDVFEIVAVGDMSLARGVNVDLYTGRSESPLRFVAPLIGRARIAFGNLESPLTKRAKRAPTKGPRGGSIYLKGNPDYAFILTEAGFDVLSLANNHIMDYGEQGLSDTIYYLEQEEIEHAGAGPDLAAALAPADVDVDGYVVRFLAFSGVEPREYYAGAAKAGTASLDEGTVVSAISRAKSEANLVVVSLHWGGESMAYPSSEQKRLAHKFVDAGADVILGHHPHVIQGVESYEGAVIAYSLGNFLFDSRYPERHYSTLLAVEVSRSRGILGFRLIPIYIEGTEPTVSAEADVMGFLEFALLSGSGERVGVRPPRPSRGGKAPKT
- the smc gene encoding chromosome segregation protein SMC, which encodes MRLRTLDIFGFKSFPHRTRVEFGAGVSAVVGPNGCGKSNVADAFRWALGEQSAKALRGDVMEDLVFNGTADTPALSMAEVSIAFSDVSGYVPTDGDELVVTRRMYRSGESHYFINRRPVRLKDVRDLFADTGLGKASYAVVEQGMVEAIVKAKADERRAFFEEAAGIRGYRTKRAEALRKLEDVEANMERIDDLYAEYKRRARALKRQAGAARRYQGLVDRLRELDVAFAKRKYVAKAEERRAALAGRDECAAANREAKGRAAAAAAEVSRLDAEVAAGEIELERKEKDLLERQRGMNEAEAAKQLAEERRRAVDQEVGRLGEEGEQLVAKLRGAGEEGERLAAELERTQKQIADGEERKERAAAELAAARSREGELSGGLEAARGEQLARFHDRTQLANLHATAAATRKSFAQELRRLRDEAGRQASLFDENYASLNNISAELESLGREWTECRNGAEELAASEERLAREHAAAEAAAAELGSEREKARSRLQSLEELARGFESFGAGAAALLEGGAPSGIAGVLADVVAVREGYEAAVERALGCAAAALLAEDLATATAYGRSLKDSGAGRAAFVVPGEGRAAAADLPVVEGVKGWASDFVAAQGPYADAVKGLLAGVVVVDGLAALEAVSEVSPGTPAVTVDGDWWDGRATLFAGAAEEVGATILGRRAEIERLGAAVADLDSRLEAARREVARLRAAREELVRRKQENAARLVRLEAARGSVEGALARARDEGRVLGENRGVLAAEIGQVEARLAEVFGDEERLGGQLDATSRACEETGEAVAEIEEQLRAVRGVVVENEKAAAAAREVVAALGEKSRGLAGERERLERLKEEGAARLEALAAASGRKAAEAAELAAEVEECGAEIAERAAAFHNAERGVEEARLIRAELIGRRREAEEARAAAEGAAAEVADVLKEREVEVASLVGELSALEEAAAAKHDVRLSALAADEYELEGDVSAAEAEREELAKRLGKMGEINFLAAREYDELAATLTELEEQRADLARARADLDEGIARIDAHSREKFAATFEVVREEFQRIFREAFEGGQADLKLQPGVDPLDAGIYVYAQPPGKKMEHLSLLSGGEKALAAIALIFALFNARPAPFAILDEVDAPLDENNINRFLKILAQYRDSVQFMVITHARRTMEASDAIYGVTMERRGISKILSLKMQEVPLEFMEVAAAAPPA
- a CDS encoding YIP1 family protein; the protein is MCALCVSRGAEVSGRLVCRECMEALSAKSGLRREVPWENRRGMSYARAFFSTWRDVIFAPRAFFAGLAPEGGLFKPLVFAAICLAIGMVGSLWGIGEAASALVGPSGAALVAAMALALAPATYVLSFVVTVAFLHLLARGLGGRAAVRGTTRAAAYAQAAAVAEVIPAVGGILAFVLRLSLYGWGVSAVHGFSLKKAIAFYVIVLVAAAGFIYFGVRLLTPFLPPGV